The sequence TGGGTCAAAGATCCTCAAAACTACGGGGTAGCTGAGTTTGATAGTTTTAACAATGTTACAAGTCTTCAGGAAAAACCGGAAAATCCAAAAAGCAACTACGCTTTGGTGGGGCTTTATTTTTATGATAATAAAGTTGTAGATATAGCAAAAAAAGTTGTACCTTCTGAAAGGGGAGAACTTGAGATTACATCTGTAAATGAAAAGTACCTCAATGAAAAAAAACTTTCTGTGGAGCTCTTGGGCAGAGGGTACGCCTGGCTTGATACTGGTACACATCATGCTCTGTTGGAGGCTGGTAATTTTATCAGGACAATTGAAGAAAGACAGGGACTTAAAATAGGCTGTATCGAGGAGATTGCATTTCACAATAAATGGATTGATAAAAAGCAACTGAAAAAACATGTCCATTTAAACAAAAACAGCCAGTACGGTAATTATTTAGAAATGGTTATGACACAGTGGAATGACTGATATGACAGAAAACAAATATAATAATATTCTGGTAACGGGTGGGTGCGGGTTTATCGGAACGAATTTTATCAAATATAATTTCAATCAAACTGACTTCAAAGGCAGAATAATAAATGTAGATGCTTTAACCTATTCGGGAAATGAAGCTAATCTGGGAGATATATATGAGGCGTACGGGCATGAAAGGTATTTTTTCTATAAAGTTGATATATGTGATAAATTGGGGATTGAAAAGGTTTTTGAAAAGCACAATATCGACTGCATTATACATTTCGCAGCTGAGAGCCATGTGGACAGGTCTATTTCCGGTCCTTCCCAGTTCATCAAAACAAATGTGGTGGGGACGCATAATTTATTAGAAGTAGCACGAAAGTTTTGGATAAAAAAAGATGATTTTAACAGTAAGAGATTTCATCATATTAGTACAGATGAAGTATACGGTTCCTTGAGCAGTGAAGGGTATTTTTATGAGGATACATGTTACAATCCAAGGAGTCCTTACTCTGCCTCCAAAGCTTCTTCTGATCATTTAGTGAGATCTTACTATCATACTTTCGGTTTACCGGTCACTGTTTCCAACTGTTCGAATAACTACGGTCCTTATCAGCATCCCGAAAAGTTAATTCCTCTTATGATTACAAAGATGCTAAATGAAGAGAGATTGCCAGTGTATGGCAAAGGGAAAAATATACGGGACTGGCTTTATGTTGAAGATCACTGTTCAGCAGTATGGAAAATAGTACATGAAGGTAAAGTTGGTGAAACTTATAATGTTGGTGGAGATAATGAATTAAAGAATATAGATTTGGTTTATCTGCTCTGTGAAACAGTTGCTAAATATAATGATAAAAATCCTGATTACTATAAAAAACTGATAAGCTTTGTGAAAGACAGACCCGGACATGATTATAGGTATGCAATTAACTGTGAGAAAATCAAAAAAGAGCTTAAATGGAATCAGAAAATGACGTTTGAAAAGGGACTGGATTTTACTGTCGAATGGTATTTGAATAATTGGGATTGATTTAAAAGGTTTTGCTAAATCTCAAAACGTGATTTTTCAGGAAACATTTTTTTATAAGTATCAATCAGCAATTTTCTTTCATAACCTGAAGCTTTGGGTGCGTCATTGAAGCAAAAGCTTAAAGGCTTTAAATATTTTGCTGTTAATAGTTTTTTCCTAAAATTTTTATCCCCTAAAGATGCTCCAATGTGAGGGAGTTTAAATCCGAAATACCTGAATGACGGGACAATTTTATTTATTGGCAGTATTTCATTGAGGTTATTATAATATGCAAAATGCGGGAAAAAAGTTATAATTCTTAAGTCGGTACTCGATCTGAAGCGGTGCTTTAATGTTAATCTTACCTCATCTTTAAATTCCTCCCATATTTTTAACATAATTGTTTTCTTAAAAACTTTTGGATAGTGTCTTACTTTGAATAAAAAAGGGGAAGACATTTTCTTTTCAATTATTTGTTTTGTATAATAATCATGCGAGCTTTTTTTGATTTTAGAAGATTTTTTTTCTATCGCCCATGATCTGGGTGTTCCGTTTTTGTTGAAAAAATAGTCGGGATAAACAGCGTTTCCCAAAATAAAGTCATCATTGAATAGCATATAATGCTCATTTAAATTTTTTATACGGTGACTACATAATTCGATAGCATTGGAGTTGAAATTTGGCAAAGTCGCCCAATCAGGAAATATTTCTTTATGATCTATAATTTGAATTTCTTTCTCGTTTATCCATGAAGGCTTTTGATTATCTGCAATAATAAATACATTGTTTATCCAGGGTGCGTATTTTTCTAATGATCTTAGAGAATATCGCAGCTCATCATTGTCTCTGAAACGGCATTCATGAACGGCAGCAGAGTTATTTTTTGAGTTTGAAGAACAATAGAAATTCTTTTTCTCACGCCACTCTGAATCATTATCATCCACCCATAAATAAACCGCATCAATTTTTAAGCTTTTACTTATCATATTATTAATTTTTTGCTTAATTTATTTTTTATATTAGTGTAAGAATATTTAATTGACATTTTAGTACATTACAATAGGTTTTTTTAAATGGTATTGAAAACATCTTATTTTGGTAAGTTCGATGTAAATTTTT comes from Flexistipes sp. and encodes:
- the rfbA gene encoding glucose-1-phosphate thymidylyltransferase RfbA, whose amino-acid sequence is MKGIVLAGGTGSRLFPVTKAVCKQLLPVYDKPMIYYPLSVLMLAGINEILIISTPEDVPRFENLLGDGSSFGLKLKYKVQTTPRGLAEAFILGEEFIGDDDVCLILGDNLFYGDRLTSLLKNSIEHVRNKRGARIFGYWVKDPQNYGVAEFDSFNNVTSLQEKPENPKSNYALVGLYFYDNKVVDIAKKVVPSERGELEITSVNEKYLNEKKLSVELLGRGYAWLDTGTHHALLEAGNFIRTIEERQGLKIGCIEEIAFHNKWIDKKQLKKHVHLNKNSQYGNYLEMVMTQWND
- the rfbB gene encoding dTDP-glucose 4,6-dehydratase: MTDMTENKYNNILVTGGCGFIGTNFIKYNFNQTDFKGRIINVDALTYSGNEANLGDIYEAYGHERYFFYKVDICDKLGIEKVFEKHNIDCIIHFAAESHVDRSISGPSQFIKTNVVGTHNLLEVARKFWIKKDDFNSKRFHHISTDEVYGSLSSEGYFYEDTCYNPRSPYSASKASSDHLVRSYYHTFGLPVTVSNCSNNYGPYQHPEKLIPLMITKMLNEERLPVYGKGKNIRDWLYVEDHCSAVWKIVHEGKVGETYNVGGDNELKNIDLVYLLCETVAKYNDKNPDYYKKLISFVKDRPGHDYRYAINCEKIKKELKWNQKMTFEKGLDFTVEWYLNNWD
- a CDS encoding stealth conserved region 3 domain-containing protein — translated: MISKSLKIDAVYLWVDDNDSEWREKKNFYCSSNSKNNSAAVHECRFRDNDELRYSLRSLEKYAPWINNVFIIADNQKPSWINEKEIQIIDHKEIFPDWATLPNFNSNAIELCSHRIKNLNEHYMLFNDDFILGNAVYPDYFFNKNGTPRSWAIEKKSSKIKKSSHDYYTKQIIEKKMSSPFLFKVRHYPKVFKKTIMLKIWEEFKDEVRLTLKHRFRSSTDLRIITFFPHFAYYNNLNEILPINKIVPSFRYFGFKLPHIGASLGDKNFRKKLLTAKYLKPLSFCFNDAPKASGYERKLLIDTYKKMFPEKSRFEI